In one Pseudomonas purpurea genomic region, the following are encoded:
- a CDS encoding MFS transporter yields MSSSTGKGKAIFRVVSGNFLEMFDFMVYGFYATAIAKTFFPADSAFASLMLALATFGAGFLMRPLGAIFLGAYIDRHGRRKGLIITLALMAAGTVLIACVPGYASLGVAAPLIVLFGRLLQGFSAGVELGGVSVYLAEIATPGRKGFFVSWQSASQQAAVVFAGLLGVGLNHWLSPEQMGDWGWRVPFLIGCMIVPVIFVIRRSLEETPEFQARKHRPSLRDIVRSITQNFGIVLAGMALVVMTTVSFYLITAYTPTFGKAELHLSDFDALLVTVCIGLSNFFWLPVMGSLSDKIGRKPLLLAAAILAILTAYPALSWLVANPSFSHLLIVELWLSFLYGSYNGAMVVALTEIMPIEVRTTGFSLAYSLATATFGGFTPAACTFLIHVLDNKAAPGIWLSGAAVLGLIATLVLFRGNKHELRTAQAAVVGGVR; encoded by the coding sequence ATGTCCTCGAGCACGGGCAAAGGCAAGGCAATCTTTCGCGTTGTCAGCGGTAACTTTCTGGAGATGTTCGACTTCATGGTCTATGGCTTCTACGCCACGGCCATCGCCAAGACCTTCTTTCCTGCCGACAGTGCATTCGCTTCCCTGATGCTGGCGCTGGCCACCTTTGGTGCCGGCTTCCTGATGCGCCCGCTGGGTGCAATCTTTCTCGGCGCCTACATCGATCGTCACGGTCGCCGTAAAGGCTTGATTATCACCCTCGCCTTGATGGCAGCCGGCACGGTGCTGATTGCCTGCGTGCCGGGCTATGCAAGCCTGGGCGTCGCGGCGCCGCTGATCGTACTGTTCGGCCGCTTGCTGCAAGGCTTCTCTGCTGGCGTGGAGCTGGGCGGTGTTTCCGTCTATCTGGCCGAAATCGCGACGCCTGGCCGCAAGGGCTTCTTCGTCAGTTGGCAGTCCGCGAGCCAACAAGCCGCCGTAGTGTTTGCCGGGTTGCTCGGTGTGGGCCTCAACCATTGGCTGAGCCCGGAACAAATGGGCGACTGGGGCTGGCGCGTACCGTTCCTGATCGGCTGCATGATCGTGCCAGTGATTTTCGTGATTCGGCGTTCGCTGGAAGAAACCCCCGAATTCCAGGCCCGTAAACACCGCCCGAGCCTGCGGGACATTGTCCGCTCGATCACTCAGAACTTCGGCATTGTCCTGGCCGGCATGGCGCTGGTGGTGATGACCACCGTGTCGTTCTACCTGATCACGGCCTACACCCCGACCTTCGGCAAAGCCGAACTGCACCTGTCGGACTTCGACGCGCTGCTGGTGACGGTATGCATTGGCCTGTCGAACTTCTTCTGGCTGCCGGTGATGGGGTCGCTGTCCGACAAAATAGGCCGTAAACCCCTGTTGCTGGCGGCGGCCATCCTGGCAATCCTGACGGCTTACCCGGCGCTGTCGTGGCTGGTGGCCAACCCGAGCTTCAGCCATCTGCTGATCGTCGAGTTGTGGCTGTCGTTCCTCTACGGCTCGTACAACGGTGCCATGGTCGTGGCCCTGACCGAAATCATGCCGATTGAAGTGCGCACCACCGGTTTCTCCCTGGCCTACAGCCTGGCGACCGCGACCTTCGGCGGCTTTACGCCGGCGGCCTGTACGTTCCTGATCCACGTGCTGGACAACAAGGCTGCACCGGGGATCTGGCTCAGCGGTGCGGCGGTGCTGGGGTTGATTGCGACACTGGTGCTGTTCCGGGGCAATAAGCATGAACTGCGTACGGCGCAAGCGGCGGTGGTTGGCGGCGTCCGGTAG
- a CDS encoding FAD:protein FMN transferase gives MIGSLFGCGNGDSMESFGGPTMGSSYSIQYVRHAGLPAPADVRVQVEKILADVDRQMSTYRSDSDIERFNDLPANRCQAMPAPVLELIRVGEQLSVQSDGSYDLTVEPLLNLWGFGPQAREEKVPTAEALAEVRQRVGHGHLRIEGDQLCKDAAVEVDFNSIAAGYAVDTIAAKLEALGIHNYLAEATGELKAVGKKLDGSAWRIALEEPRDDRQVAERIITVDGYGVSTSGDYRNYFEQGGQRFSHTFDARTGAPVSHTLASVTVIHPSTLMADGLSTLLLILGPERGWDYAEQHDVGAFFVMRADTGFVTRTSPAFERLSAGKTK, from the coding sequence TTGATAGGCAGCCTCTTCGGCTGCGGCAACGGCGACTCCATGGAAAGCTTCGGCGGCCCGACTATGGGCAGCAGCTATTCCATCCAATACGTGCGCCATGCCGGTCTTCCCGCACCCGCCGACGTCCGCGTCCAGGTTGAAAAGATCCTTGCTGACGTCGACCGGCAGATGTCCACTTATCGCAGTGACTCGGACATCGAGCGCTTCAACGATTTACCCGCCAACCGTTGTCAGGCAATGCCCGCGCCGGTCCTCGAATTGATTCGGGTTGGTGAGCAACTCTCAGTACAAAGCGACGGTTCCTACGACTTGACGGTAGAACCGTTGCTCAACCTATGGGGTTTTGGCCCTCAGGCTCGTGAGGAAAAGGTCCCGACCGCCGAAGCGCTCGCCGAGGTGCGGCAGCGGGTTGGTCATGGGCACCTGCGTATCGAAGGTGATCAGCTGTGCAAGGATGCCGCCGTCGAAGTCGACTTCAACAGCATCGCCGCCGGTTACGCTGTCGACACGATTGCCGCAAAACTCGAAGCATTGGGTATCCACAACTACCTCGCTGAAGCCACTGGTGAACTCAAGGCAGTTGGCAAGAAACTCGACGGCTCTGCATGGCGCATCGCGCTGGAAGAGCCGCGTGATGACCGGCAAGTAGCCGAGCGCATCATCACCGTCGATGGCTACGGCGTGTCCACGTCCGGCGACTACCGTAACTATTTCGAGCAGGGCGGCCAGCGCTTTTCCCACACCTTCGATGCACGCACTGGTGCGCCGGTCTCACACACTCTGGCGTCAGTCACGGTGATTCATCCTTCGACGCTGATGGCTGATGGCTTATCGACGCTGTTGCTGATTCTTGGCCCGGAACGCGGCTGGGACTACGCAGAGCAACACGACGTCGGTGCGTTTTTTGTGATGCG